In one Burkholderiales bacterium GJ-E10 genomic region, the following are encoded:
- a CDS encoding Sua5/YciO/YrdC/YwlC family protein, with protein MDVRGWVDLGDPIAETVDGHTFYHSGVTQFFTIHPQNPQRRLLRSAAQTLAQGGIVAAPTDSCYALICQLDDKAAVDRIRRLRGIDERHHLSLLCRDLSEIATYAKVDNAAYRLLRLATPGPYTFILEATREVPRRLSHPSRKTIGIRVPDHPVMRDLLAEFGQPVMGTTLQLAGDDLPLNDGEAIAERLRGQIELALDAGNCGVQPTTIIDLTGGEPQVVRAGRGDLERLGLG; from the coding sequence ATGGATGTACGCGGTTGGGTGGATCTGGGGGATCCGATCGCCGAGACGGTAGATGGCCATACCTTCTATCATAGCGGGGTGACACAATTTTTTACGATCCATCCGCAGAATCCGCAGCGCCGCCTGTTGCGCAGCGCGGCGCAGACGCTCGCGCAGGGCGGAATCGTGGCTGCGCCCACCGATTCCTGCTACGCGCTGATCTGTCAGCTCGACGACAAGGCGGCGGTCGACCGGATCCGGCGTCTGCGCGGCATCGACGAGCGCCACCATTTGAGCCTGCTGTGTCGCGATCTTTCCGAGATCGCGACCTATGCGAAGGTGGACAATGCCGCCTACCGCCTGCTGCGCCTGGCAACCCCCGGTCCCTACACCTTCATCCTGGAAGCGACGCGCGAGGTGCCGCGGCGGCTGTCGCATCCGTCGCGCAAGACGATCGGCATCCGCGTGCCGGATCATCCGGTGATGCGCGATCTGCTGGCGGAATTCGGCCAGCCGGTGATGGGCACGACCCTGCAGCTGGCCGGCGACGACCTGCCGCTGAACGACGGCGAGGCCATCGCGGAGCGCCTGCGGGGGCAGATCGAGCTTGCGCTCGACGCCGGGAATTGCGGCGTCCAGCCGACGACCATCATCGATCTCACCGGCGGCGAGCCGCAGGTGGTGCGGGCAGGGCGGGGGGATCTGGAACGGCTGGGCTTGGGCTGA
- a CDS encoding carbonic anhydrase/acetyltransferase has translation MAIYRLGDRIPQIHPTAYIHESAVVIGDVVIGAYSSIWPGVVLRGDREPVVVGEETNIQDGSVLHTEMGSPVVLGNRVTIGHMVMLHGCTVGDGSLVGIQAVLLNNSVVGRHCLVGAAALLTEGKRVPDDSLVIGAPGRVLRELRPEEIADLEASATAYVEYAEMFRSQLQRIG, from the coding sequence ATGGCCATCTACCGTCTCGGCGATCGGATCCCCCAGATCCACCCAACCGCGTACATCCATGAAAGCGCCGTCGTCATCGGCGACGTCGTCATCGGCGCGTACTCCAGCATCTGGCCCGGCGTGGTCCTGCGCGGCGACCGCGAACCGGTCGTGGTCGGCGAGGAGACCAACATCCAGGACGGCAGCGTGCTGCATACCGAAATGGGGTCGCCGGTCGTGCTGGGAAACCGGGTGACCATCGGCCACATGGTGATGCTGCACGGCTGCACGGTCGGCGACGGTTCGCTCGTCGGCATTCAGGCGGTGCTGCTCAACAACAGCGTCGTGGGCCGTCACTGCCTGGTCGGCGCCGCGGCCCTCCTCACCGAAGGCAAGCGCGTTCCCGACGACAGCCTGGTGATCGGTGCGCCGGGGCGCGTGCTGCGCGAACTGCGGCCCGAGGAGATCGCCGATCTCGAGGCGAGCGCGACGGCCTACGTGGAGTACGCCGAGATGTTCCGGTCGCAATTGCAGCGGATCGGTTAA
- a CDS encoding cell division protein FtsB, with translation MKRLAIVLAALSLAIQWPLWFGHGGWLRVWTLQRTLQAQDRKNADLRAGNAALSAEIASLHGGSEAIEERARHDLHMIKPGEVYFQFASPAQRESGSAGGALPHLEPRPSARP, from the coding sequence GTGAAGCGGCTTGCAATCGTACTGGCCGCTTTGTCGCTCGCCATCCAGTGGCCGCTCTGGTTCGGCCACGGTGGCTGGCTGCGGGTGTGGACCCTGCAGCGCACGCTGCAGGCTCAGGACCGGAAGAATGCCGATCTGCGGGCGGGCAACGCCGCCCTGTCGGCGGAGATCGCGAGCCTGCACGGCGGTTCGGAGGCGATCGAGGAGCGCGCGCGCCACGATCTGCACATGATCAAGCCGGGGGAGGTCTATTTCCAGTTCGCATCGCCGGCGCAACGGGAATCCGGTAGCGCCGGGGGCGCCCTCCCTCACCTCGAGCCGCGCCCCTCGGCGCGTCCTTAA
- a CDS encoding phosphopyruvate hydratase, translating to MSSIVDIVGREILDSRGNPTVECDVLLESGVMGRAAVPSGASTGSREAVELRDGDKSRYQGKGVQTAVENLNTEISEAVMGLEASEQAFLDRVLIDLDGTENKARLGANAMLAVSLAVAKAAAEESGLPLYRYLGGVGAMHMPVPMMNIVNGGAHANNNLDMQEFMIVPLGAPSFSEALRYGAEVFHALKKILGDRGMSTAVGDEGGFAPSVKNHEEAIQLILAAIDAAGFEAGTQVALAVDCAASEFYRDGRYHLGAEGLTLTAQQFTDVLGEWCDRYPIISVEDGMAEDDWDGWEHLTQKLGGKIQLVGDDIFVTNTKILREGIRRGIGNSILIKVNQIGTLTETMAAIEMAKTAGYTAVISHRSGETEDSTIADIAVATNALQIKTGSLSRSDRIAKYNQLLRIEEDLGEVARFPGRAAFYNVLV from the coding sequence ATGAGTTCCATCGTAGACATCGTCGGACGGGAAATCCTGGACTCCCGGGGCAACCCCACGGTCGAGTGCGATGTTTTGCTGGAGAGCGGCGTGATGGGCCGCGCGGCGGTCCCCAGCGGTGCATCCACGGGGTCGCGCGAGGCGGTCGAACTGCGGGACGGCGACAAGTCGCGCTACCAGGGCAAGGGCGTGCAGACCGCGGTCGAAAACCTCAACACCGAAATTTCCGAGGCGGTCATGGGCCTCGAGGCGTCCGAACAGGCATTCCTCGATCGGGTCCTGATCGACCTCGACGGCACGGAAAACAAGGCGCGTCTGGGCGCCAATGCCATGCTGGCCGTCTCGCTGGCGGTGGCCAAGGCGGCGGCCGAGGAGTCGGGTCTGCCGCTCTACCGCTATCTGGGCGGCGTGGGCGCGATGCACATGCCGGTGCCGATGATGAACATCGTCAATGGTGGCGCGCACGCGAACAACAATCTCGACATGCAGGAGTTCATGATCGTGCCCCTGGGGGCGCCGAGCTTCTCGGAGGCCCTGCGCTACGGGGCCGAGGTGTTCCATGCGCTCAAGAAGATCCTTGGCGATCGCGGCATGAGCACCGCCGTGGGCGATGAGGGCGGATTCGCGCCCAGCGTGAAGAACCACGAGGAAGCGATCCAGCTCATCCTGGCGGCGATCGACGCCGCGGGCTTCGAAGCGGGCACCCAGGTGGCACTGGCGGTCGATTGCGCCGCGTCGGAGTTCTACCGCGACGGCCGCTACCATCTCGGCGCCGAAGGGCTGACGCTCACGGCGCAGCAGTTCACCGACGTGCTGGGCGAGTGGTGCGACCGCTACCCCATCATCTCCGTCGAAGACGGCATGGCCGAAGACGACTGGGACGGCTGGGAGCACTTGACGCAGAAGCTGGGCGGCAAGATCCAGCTGGTGGGCGACGACATCTTCGTCACCAACACCAAGATCCTGCGGGAAGGCATCCGGCGCGGCATCGGCAACTCGATCCTTATCAAGGTCAATCAGATCGGTACGCTGACCGAAACGATGGCCGCGATCGAAATGGCCAAGACGGCGGGGTATACCGCGGTCATCAGCCACCGCTCGGGCGAAACCGAAGACTCGACCATCGCCGACATCGCCGTCGCCACCAACGCGCTGCAGATCAAGACCGGGTCGCTGTCGCGTTCGGACCGCATCGCGAAGTACAACCAGTTGCTGCGGATCGAGGAAGATCTGGGCGAGGTCGCGCGCTTCCCCGGCCGGGCCGCGTTTTACAACGTGCTGGTTTGA
- a CDS encoding 2-dehydro-3-deoxyphosphooctonate aldolase: MKLCGFEVGLDRPFFVIAGPCVVESEDMALRIAAHLRTVCDELGIPWIFKASYDKANRSSGASFRGLGMEEGLRILGKVRSEIGVPVITDVHAEDEIEAVASVVDVLQTPAFLCRQTDFIQACARSGRPVNIKKGQFLAPGDMGNVADKARAAARDAGLSEDRFLVCERGASFGYNNLVSDMRSLAIMRSTGCPVVFDATHSVQLPGGQGHASGGQREFVPVLARAAVAAGVSGVFLETHPDPQNAKSDGPNAVPLARVRDLLAILRRIDEAVKAQPLLEDDFS; the protein is encoded by the coding sequence ATGAAACTCTGCGGATTCGAGGTCGGTCTCGACCGGCCGTTCTTCGTGATCGCCGGCCCCTGCGTCGTCGAGTCCGAGGACATGGCGCTGCGGATCGCCGCGCACCTGCGGACGGTGTGTGATGAACTGGGCATCCCATGGATCTTCAAGGCGAGCTACGACAAGGCCAATCGCAGTTCGGGTGCGTCGTTCCGGGGCCTCGGCATGGAAGAGGGCCTGCGGATTCTCGGCAAGGTGCGCAGCGAGATCGGCGTGCCGGTGATCACCGATGTGCATGCCGAAGACGAAATCGAGGCGGTCGCTTCGGTCGTCGACGTGCTCCAGACGCCGGCGTTCCTGTGCCGGCAGACCGATTTCATCCAGGCCTGTGCGCGCAGCGGCCGGCCGGTGAACATCAAGAAGGGGCAGTTCCTCGCACCCGGGGACATGGGCAACGTCGCCGACAAGGCGCGCGCCGCGGCGCGCGATGCCGGCTTGAGCGAAGACCGATTTCTGGTGTGCGAGCGCGGCGCCTCGTTCGGCTACAACAACCTCGTGAGCGACATGCGCTCCCTGGCGATCATGCGTTCCACGGGCTGTCCGGTCGTCTTCGACGCCACGCATTCGGTGCAACTGCCGGGCGGACAGGGCCATGCCAGCGGGGGGCAGCGCGAGTTCGTTCCGGTTCTTGCGCGCGCGGCCGTCGCAGCCGGAGTTTCGGGCGTGTTCCTCGAAACCCATCCGGATCCGCAAAACGCCAAATCCGACGGCCCCAATGCGGTGCCGCTCGCACGGGTGCGCGATCTGCTTGCGATCCTGCGGCGGATCGACGAAGCGGTCAAGGCGCAGCCGTTGCTGGAAGACGATTTTTCATAG
- a CDS encoding CTP synthetase: MTKYVFVTGGVVSSLGKGIAAASLGAILESRGLKVTLVKLDPYINVDPGTMSPFQHGEVFVTDDGAETDLDLGHYERFVSARMRRVNNFTTGQIYDTVIRKERRGEYLGKTVQVIPHITNEIQEFIERGARGGDGRSGDQVDVAIIEVGGTVGDIESLPFLEAARQMSLRLGSGGACFVHLTLVPFIPAAGELKTKPTQHSVQKLREIGISPDVLLCRADRPIPDEERSKISLFSNIPLDAVISVWDADSIYKIPAMLHRQGLDEIVCFRLGLVAPPADLAAWSRMVDALEHPEGEVRIGMIGKYVELSDSYKSLNEALIHAGIHTRTRVRIEYVDSELIEQQGLPDLSHLDAILVPGGFGRRGAEGKIQAIRHAREQGVPYLGICFGMQLATIEFARNVCGLAGANSTEFEPDAAHPIVGLITEWMDRSGRVEQRSERSDLGGTMRLGAQRCPVEPGTLAYRIYGPEVNERHRHRYEVNNRYVAQMEEHGLRISARTPTEHLPEIMELPAHPFFLGVQFHPEFTSTPRNGHPLFTAFVQAAAAYRDRRKGGANPEGRAGDWNVATA; this comes from the coding sequence ATGACCAAGTACGTGTTCGTCACCGGCGGCGTGGTTTCTTCCCTGGGCAAGGGAATTGCCGCCGCATCTCTCGGCGCGATCCTCGAATCGCGCGGTCTCAAAGTCACCCTGGTAAAGCTCGATCCCTACATCAATGTCGATCCGGGAACGATGAGCCCGTTCCAGCACGGCGAAGTCTTCGTCACCGACGACGGCGCCGAAACGGACCTCGACCTGGGGCACTACGAGCGCTTCGTTTCCGCGCGGATGCGCCGGGTGAACAACTTCACCACCGGGCAGATCTACGACACCGTGATCCGCAAGGAGCGGCGCGGCGAGTATCTCGGCAAGACGGTGCAGGTGATCCCGCACATCACCAATGAAATCCAGGAGTTCATCGAGCGCGGAGCCCGGGGCGGGGATGGCCGCAGCGGCGATCAGGTCGACGTGGCGATCATCGAGGTGGGTGGCACGGTGGGCGACATCGAATCGCTGCCGTTCCTGGAGGCGGCGCGTCAGATGAGCCTGCGCCTGGGCTCGGGCGGCGCCTGTTTCGTCCACCTCACCCTCGTTCCCTTCATTCCGGCGGCGGGCGAGCTCAAGACCAAGCCCACCCAGCACAGCGTGCAGAAGCTGCGCGAGATCGGCATTTCGCCGGATGTGCTGCTGTGCCGTGCCGACCGTCCGATTCCCGACGAGGAACGGTCGAAGATCTCGCTGTTTTCGAACATTCCGCTCGACGCCGTGATCTCGGTCTGGGACGCGGATTCGATCTACAAGATCCCGGCGATGCTGCATCGCCAGGGGCTGGACGAGATCGTCTGCTTCCGCCTTGGGCTGGTCGCTCCGCCTGCGGACCTGGCGGCCTGGTCGCGCATGGTCGACGCGCTCGAGCATCCGGAGGGCGAGGTACGCATCGGCATGATCGGCAAGTACGTCGAGCTGTCGGATTCGTACAAGTCGCTCAACGAGGCGCTGATCCATGCCGGCATCCACACCCGCACCCGCGTGCGGATCGAATATGTCGATTCCGAGCTGATCGAACAGCAGGGGCTGCCCGATCTGTCGCACCTCGATGCGATCCTCGTCCCCGGCGGTTTCGGGCGGCGCGGCGCCGAAGGCAAGATCCAGGCGATCCGTCATGCGCGCGAGCAGGGCGTTCCCTATCTCGGCATCTGCTTCGGCATGCAGTTGGCGACGATCGAATTCGCGCGCAACGTCTGCGGGCTGGCAGGTGCCAACAGCACCGAATTCGAACCCGACGCGGCGCATCCGATCGTGGGTCTCATCACCGAATGGATGGACCGGTCCGGCCGCGTCGAGCAGCGCAGCGAACGCTCGGATCTGGGCGGCACCATGCGCCTGGGCGCGCAGCGCTGCCCGGTCGAGCCGGGGACGCTCGCCTATCGGATCTATGGTCCGGAAGTCAACGAGCGGCACCGCCATCGGTACGAGGTCAACAACCGGTACGTCGCACAGATGGAAGAGCACGGCCTGCGGATCTCCGCGCGTACGCCCACCGAGCATCTGCCCGAGATCATGGAGCTTCCCGCCCATCCGTTCTTTCTCGGCGTGCAATTCCATCCGGAATTCACCTCGACGCCGCGCAACGGACACCCGCTGTTCACCGCGTTCGTGCAGGCCGCGGCGGCGTATCGCGACCGGCGCAAGGGCGGGGCGAATCCCGAAGGCCGCGCGGGCGACTGGAACGTGGCCACGGCATGA
- a CDS encoding candidate membrane protein produces MPRPSPPSKPPRLVVVDVARGLAILQMVAFHFCYDLDYFGWLHVAMLADPRWIAWRSAIVTQFLFLVGISMVLRGGVAAGTQAPVAPRADRRFWRRWAQIAACAAIVSIATRPLFGPRFIWFGILHFVAAAELLVVVAAWRTPPIRDTGTIAALAAAGAAALAIGLFVHFAPFDTNAWSWIGFAAHKPATEDFVPILPWLGVVLLGMAAGALWRRHAFVISPVLRCAHASGGIGRLPAFLGRWPLTIYMAHQPILFGVLFLLRLILK; encoded by the coding sequence GTGCCGCGCCCTTCCCCCCCCTCGAAGCCGCCGCGCCTCGTCGTCGTCGACGTGGCGCGCGGCTTGGCGATCCTGCAGATGGTCGCCTTCCACTTCTGCTACGACCTCGACTATTTCGGCTGGCTGCACGTCGCCATGCTTGCCGATCCGCGCTGGATCGCCTGGCGGTCGGCGATCGTCACGCAGTTCCTCTTCCTGGTGGGCATCTCCATGGTCCTGCGCGGCGGCGTCGCCGCCGGCACGCAAGCGCCGGTCGCGCCCCGCGCCGACCGGCGCTTCTGGCGCCGCTGGGCACAGATTGCCGCCTGCGCCGCGATCGTCTCGATCGCGACGCGGCCCCTGTTCGGCCCCCGGTTCATCTGGTTCGGCATTCTCCACTTCGTCGCCGCTGCCGAACTGCTGGTCGTCGTTGCGGCGTGGCGGACGCCCCCCATCCGCGACACCGGAACCATCGCCGCGCTCGCAGCGGCCGGTGCCGCCGCCCTGGCGATCGGACTGTTCGTTCACTTCGCGCCCTTCGATACCAACGCCTGGAGCTGGATCGGTTTCGCGGCCCACAAACCCGCGACCGAGGACTTCGTGCCCATCCTGCCGTGGCTCGGCGTGGTGCTGCTCGGCATGGCCGCCGGCGCGCTGTGGCGACGCCACGCCTTCGTCATTTCCCCGGTCTTGCGCTGCGCCCATGCTTCCGGAGGCATCGGCCGCCTACCCGCCTTCCTAGGACGCTGGCCGCTTACGATATATATGGCGCACCAACCGATTCTCTTCGGAGTCCTATTCTTATTACGATTAATTCTCAAATGA
- a CDS encoding high-potential iron-sulfur protein (Precursor) encodes MTNRREFILKLVPLAGAAAVLPRVAMAEVPDLTESDPMAIAMGFVLDTTRANQKKYPKHTTEQFCQRCLHFTKPGADKARCDLFNKVVPHHGWCSGFSKRP; translated from the coding sequence ATGACCAACCGTCGCGAATTTATTCTCAAACTTGTTCCCCTCGCCGGCGCTGCCGCCGTTCTGCCGCGCGTCGCCATGGCCGAAGTGCCCGACCTGACCGAGTCCGACCCGATGGCCATCGCCATGGGCTTCGTGCTCGACACGACCCGCGCCAACCAGAAGAAGTATCCGAAGCACACGACCGAACAGTTCTGCCAGCGTTGCCTGCACTTCACCAAGCCGGGCGCCGACAAGGCCCGTTGCGACCTGTTCAACAAGGTCGTTCCGCACCACGGCTGGTGCAGCGGCTTCTCCAAGCGTCCGTAA
- a CDS encoding putative uncharacterized protein (Precursor), which produces MSSQRNPLTKFLLLSAASFAIGTIHGMLQVMPPIRHWLDSIGSPYGGPGHMIDPLAHAHMNLVGGVVMLAMGATYHLLPQFVNRPIYSQRLVNLTFWWTAVGAYSFYIALLAFGFWEGSLLHRAPEQIPAVQRYYGPVIACAATTMAVGFVIYFYNIAKTVRSAQQ; this is translated from the coding sequence GTGTCCTCGCAGCGCAATCCCCTAACCAAGTTTCTTCTTCTTTCGGCCGCCTCCTTCGCCATCGGCACCATCCACGGCATGCTGCAGGTGATGCCGCCGATCCGGCACTGGCTCGATTCCATCGGTAGTCCGTACGGCGGCCCGGGGCACATGATCGATCCGCTGGCACACGCACACATGAACCTGGTCGGCGGCGTCGTGATGCTGGCCATGGGCGCCACCTATCACCTGTTGCCGCAGTTCGTGAATCGCCCCATTTACTCCCAACGGCTCGTCAATCTGACCTTCTGGTGGACGGCTGTCGGCGCGTACTCCTTCTATATTGCGCTGCTTGCCTTCGGATTCTGGGAAGGCAGTCTGCTGCACCGGGCTCCGGAGCAGATCCCGGCGGTGCAGCGCTACTACGGACCGGTGATCGCCTGCGCGGCAACGACGATGGCGGTCGGCTTCGTCATTTACTTCTACAACATCGCCAAGACGGTGCGCAGCGCGCAGCAGTAG